CCTCGGTGACATCCGTGATGATCGTGGCGTCTGGGGTCTCGGTGACCTCGATGGCCTCGTCCACCTCGACCTCGGCGACGATCACCTCGGGGCCGGCACCCGCGGGCACCGCGACGTCCTTCTTCCTGCGCGGGGTCGGGGCCCGCTTGGGCTTCGGCGGCTCGGCGGGAACCGCGCGGCTGGCCTCGCGGCGGGCCAGCATGTCGCGTGCCTCGCGCAGTTTGCGCACGCGCTTGCGGCTTTCCACGGCACGGGCCTGGGCCGCGGCCTTGCCCTCGAGCGCCGCGTCGTACTCGGCGCGGATCTCCGGATCGTTCACCAGGGCGCGCTCGGCCCATGCGAGCCAGTGCAGCTCGGCCTCGCGGTCGCGGTGCTTCATGGGGGTCTCCTCGACCCACTCGGTGCGACGCGCGATGGCAGCCCGGATATCGTCGTCGCCGGCGTCCCGGGGGACATCAAGCATCTCGTAGAGATCACGCTCCATGAGCGCCTGCAGCAGCGCTGCGCGCTTGGGGTCAATCGTTGCCATGCTCGCTCCTAGACCCTCGTCGTGGACGACACGCTAGCGGCTGGGGCCGTGCCGATCACGACGCGCGCGCCCTTCGTGGCGATGGCCGCGCCGGCGAGGCACGCGGCCGGGGCGCGACGGGTGGTGCTGATGGTCCATGCCACGGTGTGGTGTCCCCCGGTCGATTCCGGGGCGGCATGCTAGGTGAGCCGACCGGCGGCGGGTCCGGCTCCGGGCGGAACGTCCCGGCCGGAGCATTGCCGCCGTGGCCGGTTTCAGCCGCGCGGCAGCATCACGGCGAGCCACGCCGTGCCGAGTGCCACCAGCACCGCCACGGCGATGGTGACGCCCTGGAATGACAGCGCCAGGTGCAGGCCGCCGCCGACGAGGGGTCCGAGCGTGTACCCGGCCGAGTACACCACCACCATCGCGGCGGCGCTGAGGCCATACGACCCGGCATGGCCCATCTCGTCGACGGCCTCCGTGAACAGCGGCCCGGCGGGTGCCGCCAGGATCGCCGCGCCGCCGAGGCATGTCGCGAAGGCCAGCGTCACCCACCACGGTGGTCCGAGCGCCACGAATGGCAGCGCCACCGCGGTGATGACGCCGCCCACCACGAGGGGCAGGCGGCGCCCGGCGCGGTCGGACCACCACCCGCCCAGCGGCGAGCCCAGGAACAACGTGGCGGTGCCGAGCGCCAGCACCAGCCCGATGCCGCTGGCCGACAGGCCGAGGCGATCGGACAGGTCGAGCGGCAGCAGGGGTTCGAGCATGGCCTCCACGATCGCGAGCAGGATCAGCGCCAGCGCACCCGCCCGGGCGCCGCGCGATCGGACAACGCTTCGCAGACCCGCGAGCACCGACGGCACGGTGGTGGATTGCCGGGCGGTCTCGGGCACGAGCGCCACACACGCGGCGAGCAGCAGTGGGACGATGGAGATGACGAGGAAGGTCTCGCGCACGCCGACGGCGTCGATGAGCAGGCCCGAGAGCAGCGGGCCGAGCAAGCCGACGCCGCCGCCGGCGGTCTCGGCCAGGCCCAGGCGGAAGCCCAGTTGGCTGGTGGGGTAGACGTCGCTCACGGCCGCCAGTGCACCGGTCCATGTGAGCGCGGCGGCACCGCCCTGCACCGCGCGCGCG
The sequence above is drawn from the Actinomycetota bacterium genome and encodes:
- a CDS encoding MFS transporter gives rise to the protein MDTLMFSAIVPALPIYQRELGLSDTTVALIFAAFPVAQLTVALLLPRWVDRAGRRKALAAGAVLLAVSGVAFAFTTEPVTLAIARAVQGGAAALTWTGALAAVSDVYPTSQLGFRLGLAETAGGGVGLLGPLLSGLLIDAVGVRETFLVISIVPLLLAACVALVPETARQSTTVPSVLAGLRSVVRSRGARAGALALILLAIVEAMLEPLLPLDLSDRLGLSASGIGLVLALGTATLFLGSPLGGWWSDRAGRRLPLVVGGVITAVALPFVALGPPWWVTLAFATCLGGAAILAAPAGPLFTEAVDEMGHAGSYGLSAAAMVVVYSAGYTLGPLVGGGLHLALSFQGVTIAVAVLVALGTAWLAVMLPRG